The following nucleotide sequence is from Atribacterota bacterium.
TACTACAGAATGGATCCCAAGGTACCTCTGGTCATTCCTGAAGTTAATCCGGAAGATGTTAGACAACACCAAGGCATCATAGCCAATCCTAATTGCTCTACCATTCAAATGGTAGTTGCCTTAAAACCAATTTATGATGCAGTTGGAATTAATAAAGTAATTTGTGCCACCTATCAATCAGTATCCGGTACAGGGAAAGAAGCTATAGAGGAGTTAGCAGAACAGACCGATTCGTTTTTGAAAGATGAGAATATTAATATTAGTGTATATCCTCATCAGATTGCTTTTAATGTGCTGCCTCACATTGGCTCTTTTGATGAATATGGTTACTCCTCAGAAGAGATGAAGATGCTGCATGAAACTAGAAAGATTCTTCATGATGATCATATTAATATTTCGGCAACAACGGTAAGAGTGCCAGTTTTTCGATCTCATGCTGAAGATGTGCATATCGAAACCAAAAAAGAGATAAGTCCTGAACAGGCAAGGAAGTTTTTAACTAATTTTCCCGGCATTAAGGTAATTGATCAGCCCAATGAGTCTAATTACCCGCTTTCCTTGACGGCAGAAGGGAAAGACGATGTGTTTGTAGGGCGAATAAGAAATGACCTG
It contains:
- a CDS encoding aspartate-semialdehyde dehydrogenase, with product MKYYNVAIIGATGAVGEEMTRILEQRNFSVNQLLLYASHRSVGKEYYFKGEKIKVKELKDDSFQGIDIALFSGGDEVSKYFAPLAVQAGAVVIDNGKYYRMDPKVPLVIPEVNPEDVRQHQGIIANPNCSTIQMVVALKPIYDAVGINKVICATYQSVSGTGKEAIEELAEQTDSFLKDENINISVYPHQIAFNVLPHIGSFDEYGYSSEEMKMLHETRKILHDDHINISATTVRVPVFRSHAEDVHIETKKEISPEQARKFLTNFPGIKVIDQPNESNYPLSLTAEGKDDVFVGRIRNDLVFNPGLVMWIVSDNLRKGAALNAVQIAEVLIR